The stretch of DNA ACccttctctgtttccttctcaCCGCCGTCATCCTAATGAATCCATCTTCCTCCGCCCCCACGGACAATTACATATACGCCGTTTGCTCTCCGGCTAAGTTCTCCCCTGGCTCCGGCTACGAGACAAACCTaaactctctcctctcttcctTTGTCAGCTCCACCGTCCAAATCCGCTATGCCAACTTCACCGTTCCTAACAAAAAGCCCGAACCGGGGGTTACCGTATACGGTGTTTTCCAGTGCCGGGGCGACCTCGACCCAACCGCCTGCTCGACGTGCGTATCACGCGCCAACGCACAGGTCGGAACCTTATGTTCCAACTCGTACTCCGGGTTCTTGATGATGGACAGCTGTCTGGTCCAGTACGACAACAGTTCGTTCTTTGGGGTGCAAGACAAAACGTTGAGGCTCAACAAATGTGGGCAGGCGATGGAATTCAACGACCAGGATGGGTTGACCAGAATTAGTGACGTCATCGGTTCTTTAGGTTCCGGAAGCGAGCCCTACAGGACCAGTGGGAACGGGAATGTTCAGGGGGTGGCTCAGTGCATGGGGGATCTAAGTACAGCACAGTGTCAGGAT from Camelina sativa cultivar DH55 chromosome 9, Cs, whole genome shotgun sequence encodes:
- the LOC104712622 gene encoding cysteine-rich repeat secretory protein 2-like; the encoded protein is MSKTKTTLLCFLLTAVILMNPSSSAPTDNYIYAVCSPAKFSPGSGYETNLNSLLSSFVSSTVQIRYANFTVPNKKPEPGVTVYGVFQCRGDLDPTACSTCVSRANAQVGTLCSNSYSGFLMMDSCLVQYDNSSFFGVQDKTLRLNKCGQAMEFNDQDGLTRISDVIGSLGSGSEPYRTSGNGNVQGVAQCMGDLSTAQCQDCLSDAIGRLKSDCGMAQGGYVYLSKCYARFSVAGGHARQNPNYEGEKKDSKDDNGVGKTLAIIIGIVTLIILLVVFLAFLGKQCRKLQDEKWCK